The genomic window AAGTTCAGGGATTTTATATGAAAGCCATAAATACAAAGATATTTTTTTAACCTCATCCTCAACTAAAAGTAAATCCCTTTGAGTTATTGCTTTTTTTGGTAGTGTAATTGATGGTTTATAATGACAAACCTTTTTCTTAATAACACTTGCAATATAAGCTTCATAAGCTTGTAAAATAATAGTTGATTTTGTTGTTATTGGAGCTTGGGCTAAAAGATATTTATCTTCAAGTTTTAGATTAAATCTAGTATCAACAATTTTTGCAGCTTCAATCATAGATGAAATATTTGCAGCTATAAATGGGCCTGAGAAATACATATTATCAGCAAAAAACTTTAATACTTTTGTTAAAGAGTTGGTTTTTATGTGAGCGGCTAAGGCTTCCAGCTGATTATTGTTTATTTTTACTTTAAAAGGTGGTTTTATAGTTTTTATTGGACTGTCAAATTCAAGTCTAACATGATCAAGTACATCTCTTCTAGTTGCACCTAAATATCCAGCTTCAAAATGTCCATAACGCCCTGCTCGACCAGCTATTTGAACTATTTCATTAACTGTTATTTTTCTTTTACTAACCCCATCAAATTTTGTATCGGTTGTAAATAAAATTGTTTTAATAGGAAGATTTAATCCCATTGCAATTGCATCAGTTGCAATTAAAATCTGACTTTTTTTCTCTCTAAATCTTTGAGCTTCATCACGTCTTACTTCTGGAGATAAATTTCCATAAATAACGGAAACCGTATATTTTTTTTGAAGTTTTTGTTTCAACTGTAAAACATCTCTTCTTGAAAAAGCAATTAATGCTGTTCCATCTTCTAATTTATCAAGAGATGTCCATTTTGGTAAAACTTTTAATTCATTTTTTCTTTGATGTTTTACAATCTCTAAATCTTCATCAAGGTAAGCAGCTATTCTTTTAATTGCATCAAGAGCATTTACACTTCCTGTCATAATAATTCTTTTAGCAGGACAACCAATAATAGCATTTACCCAAGCCCAACCTCGATCATTATCATCAAGCATTTGAACTTCATCAATTACTGCCACATCAACATCTAAATCAAAATCTATCATTTCAATAGTTGAACAAACGTGAGCCGCTTCTTCGTGCAGAATTTGTTCTTCACCAGTGATTAAACTAGCAATTATATTTGAAGCTTTTAAATCTTCATAACCTTCTAATGCCAAAAGCCGCAAAGGTGCTAAATAAAGTCCAGAATTTGCCTCTTTTAATTTTTGCATAGCATTATAGGTTTTACCTGAGTTTGTAGGTCCAACATAAAATTCTAATTTTCTGTTTAGACTTCGAGCCAATGGATATAAGGTTTTTAAATCACAGTTTAATAGTGATTGTAGTTGTTGTTGCCAATTTTCTTTCATGGGCGTATTATATACAATAGAATATAATATCAGATTAAACAATAATTTGGAACAAATTTAAAGGCTATTAATGAACTGCAAATATTTTGGAATGTGTGCGTCATGTACACTTTTTGATAAATCATATGATGAACAACTCACATTTAAATTAGAACGAGAAAAAGAGAGATTTTCAAACTTTACAACTATGGATTTTGATCTTATTAAAAGTAGTGATAAAAACTTTAGAAATCGTGCAGAATTTAGAATTTGGTGGGAGAAAGATGAAAATGGAGATGAAATTTTATCATATGCAATGAATGATTTTAAAAAAGATATTTTAAAAATAGATTCATGTCAAATTGTAAGTGCTCATATACAAGAGATTATGCCAAAACTTTTAGATTTACTTATGGAAGATTTAATCCTTTCTTATAAGCTTTTTTCCGTTGAATTTTTAGGAAGTACCACAAACGATATGCTTGTAACTTTGATTTATCATAAAAAATTAGATGAACAATGGAATGAATTAGCAAAACAAATTGAAGAGAAATTAAATATCAAAGTTATGGGAAGAAGTAGAAAACAAAAAATCGCTCTTAGTAGTGACTCTATAAATGAAACATTAACTATAAATAATCAAGAATTCAAATTTGCCTATCAAGAAGGTGGATTTACTCAACCAAATACAAATGTAAATATCCAAATGATTGAATGGGTTTTAAATAATATTGAAGACTCTTCAAAAGATTTATGTGAACTTTACTGTGGTGGTGGAAATTTTACAATTCCATTATCAACTAAGTTCAATAAAGTTTTAGCAACTGAAATTTCAAAAACATCTATTAAATCAGCTTTAAACAATTGTGATTTAAACAATACAAATAAGATAACATTTTTAAGAATGAGTGCAGAAGAGTTTGTGCAAGGACTTCAAGAAGTACGAACATTCAATAGACTTAAAGACATAAATCTAAAAGATTATAACTTTGATGCCATATTTATGGATCCACCAAGATCTGGACTTGATAATACAACAAGAAATTTGGCAAAAGATTTTGAAAATATTATATACATTTCATGTAATCCTGAAACATTACATAGAGATTTAGAAGAGTTAACAAAAACCCATGAAATCGTACGATTTGCACTGTTTGATCAATTCGCATATACAAATCATATAGAAAGTGGAGTAATTCTAAAAATGATTAGATAATTTAATCTAATTTTAAGAAATGGTGTGCAATAATTTCAATATAAAGATTAGGGACCAATGGGTTCCGAAGAGAAGAAAAACTTTTCCTCTCTATGCTTGGGACTTGAAAAAGAAACAAGAAGGTCACCGGCTGTGAGTCAAATCACAATGTGTCATATTAAAAAGGATTTATTATGAGAATCAATACAAACGTTTCATCTTTAACAGCTCAAGAAGCTGCACAAAATACAAGTAAAACTTTAACTTCTTCATTAGAAAAGTTATCAACAGGTTTAAGAATTAATAAAGCTTCTGATGATGCTTCTGGTTTAGCAATTGCTGATAAACTAAGAACTCAAGCAACTTCTATTAATCAAGGTATTGCAAATGGTAATTCAGCTGTAACTTTACTTCAAATTGCTGATAAATCTATGGCTGAGCAATCAAACATTCTTGATACTGTTAAAGCGAAACTAATTCAAGCAAATACAGCAACTACATCAACTGATGGTAGAAAAGCTATTGCATCTGATGTTGCTAAATTAATGACTCAGTTTGATAATATTGCTAAATCTACTAACTATAATGGTACAGATTTGATATCTTCAAGTGCTAAAGCTTTAGATTTCCAAGTTGGAGAAGATGCAACAAAAGGTAAAATTACGTTATCTAAAGTAAATTCATCAGCATCAGCTTATGGTTTAAGTTCATTGACTAGTATAACATCTCTTGGAATGGCTTCAGCTGCAACTTTACAATCAACAGTAGATACTGCAATTAACACTCTAAATACAAATAGAGGGTCAATAGGGTCTACTCAAAATCAAGTTGAGTCTGCGGTAAGAAACTTAATGACAATGGCAACAAATGTTAAATCTGCTGAGTCAATCATCAGAGATGTTGATTATGCACAAGAATCAGCAAACTATAACAAACAGAACATTATTTCTCAAGCTGGTTCTTATGCAATCAGTCAAGCGAACTCTGTTCAACAAAATGTATTAAAATTATTACAATAGTAATTAATCTTAAACATACTAAAGGGCTTAGATTTTATCTAAGCCCTTTTTTTATGTGAACTAAATAAGATTCATAAATATCTATTATATTTTCAACTTGTTTATAAAATACATTTTCTATTTGACTTAGTTTACTTTCTATTTCACTATTCTCAAGATTTTTATCATTTAAACTATAATTAATATATGGCACTACAAAATTAAAATAATTTGTTATTACAGATAAAAAGAATTTATCATTTTTTTTAAGCATAATATTTAAAAGTATCAAAAATTTATCATTAAATTTTAAGATATTATTTGAACTCTTCTGTTTCTTAAATTGTTCATTTAAAGTTTTTCTAATAAATTTCATATTATTAATTTTTATATCTAATTGTGCAAATTCATTTTTTAATAATCCAAATTCACTTATCTTTTCTAAATTACTAAATAAAAAATCTTTAATTTCTATATCTTTATAATTTTCTATATCATTTATATTTTTTAGAATCGTACCTTTAATATATGCACCATCTTCACAAAGATTATATATATTTTGAAAAGGTTTTTTAAAAAGAGTAATTATTCTAACATATTGATTAATTGATAAAGCAAATATTCTATTGGTTACAACTTTATCTCTTTTATTTCCTTTTACTTGAATAAACTCTTCTCTTGAACTATTCCCTGTTTCTAAAACTTCATCAACTTTTGATTTATTATTTTCAAAGTCTTCTCTTTTATTTACATATCCCTCAAAGTGACTTGAACCTGTTTTCTCATCAAAAGCCAAGTCAGTTCCCAATAAATATATCTCTTTCACATTCATATCAAGTAAAAGAGATAAGGTAATTTCTCCAATACTTATTCCATTATAAGCATTTGAATTATTTTTAAAAGTATCAACAACTTCATATAAAAATAGTTTTTCTTGATTAAATCTATCTAATATTTTTGTGGGAGTATTAATTGAAGCTAAAACCATAGTATTTTTTAGTAGTTCTACATCATTTAAATTGAAATGCGTTCTATTTAAAATACGAAAGTTAGGATCAACTGTTGTTACAATATCAGGAATTATGCCATTATCAAATAGTTTTTTATATGTTGCCCCTATTGCCACTAATATAAATTTATCTTGATTTTCTTTCAACCATTTTAGATTTTTACCTAAAGAAGGACCTGCACCAATAAGCAGAGTTGGTTTATCATTTGTTAAAGAAAAATTAGCAGATTTATTTTTTGTTGTTAATATCTTATATTTATTTATATGTTTTGAAACTGAATAAAAAGTATCAAATAGAAGTTTTGTATAATCATAACTTGAACCATTTGATAGATATAATTCTGATAAAATTTTATGAAATACACTGTCCTCTACATTTATCATTTTGTAATATTTAATATTGTAATTTGAATAAATAAACATCGCTCTAAAAAACTGATTTAATTTACCAACTAAAATATCTTCTTCATCCATTACTGAAAATACAAGTTGAGATTTATTATTTAAACTCTTATAATCTGCCACAAATAATGACAATCTAAATATTTCCAGATTTGGCTCATAAATAAAACAACATTTAAAAGCCATTTTTTCTTGAAAATTCTTTAAATGTGTTCCTAGAAGATTTCCAAAAAAAAGAAATTTATCAAAATCTTTATATACTTTATCATCTGAATAACAATGTCCTAAAATAGAAGCATATTCAGACATATTGTCATAGATAATTCTATCTAAAACATCAAACTTAGAATCACTTATTTCAATATCTTTTTCTCTTGGTAAATATAGATTATTTACAAGATTTCCAAAAATTGATTTTTTACTAAAATCACAATTATTTAAAAAGTTTTCATTAATTAATTTAGCATTTCTTCCATAAGTATAGGTATTTGTAGCAAGATTCAAAATATCAAAATCACCTGTCTCTTTTACAAATTCTAAAACAAAATTTTCTTTAAAATAATTCTCATCAATCATTCTAGAAAGTGTATTTAGTTTATTAAAAAGTTCCAAATCATGTTCTTTAAAAAATTCAAGATTAGCGAAATATTGGCTGACTAATGCATTTTGTAAATCTTGTTCTGCTTGTGTCATAGTTATAACCTTTATTTAATTAGTTAGATATTATACTATTGAATGAGTAAAACCAACGAACTAGAAGAGATTCAACAAACATTACAGCAAATTTTTTTAAATAACTTAAATTTTTTAAAACAAAATAATAAAAATTTATATGAAAGATTAGTTGCTTTTGAAAAGTTAAATATTGAAAATTATTCAATTGAATTTATTGATAATAGATTTGAATTAATTGATATAAAAAACAAAACTTCTTTTTATAATAAAGACCCATTTATAGATGCAAAAAATAGAGTAAATAATTTTGAATTTTCTAATGCTTTTAGTTTAATAAAACTTGAACCTTATGAAAAAAGAAATCACTATGAAAATGAGATAAATGCATATTTATACATAAATGATTTCATAAACAATTTTGCAAATACAAGTACAGAAATAAATAAATTTGTATTTATAGGAACTCTTTTAGGTGTTCATATAAATGACTTCCACAATAGTATTAATTCAAAATCATATTTAATAATTGAATCAAATATTGAGATTTTTAGACTCTCAATGTTTATGACTGATTACACAACTCTTGCAAAATCATCAAAACTTTTTTTTGCCATTGCAGAAGATGAATTTAATTTTCAAAAAATAGTAAATGATTTTTTAGAATATAAAGAAGAGTTTAACAATCTGATTCATTATGAATTAGGTGATGAGAGTAACAGAGCAATAATTGATAGATTATCTTTACAATTTACCCAATCAAGTCAAATGAGATACCCATTTTCGGAATATCTAATAAGCTTAAAAAGAGGATTTAAATATTTTCTAGAAAGTAAAAATAAAATTATAAATCTATCAAAAAATTATGATTTTCTTGAAAAGAAAAAAGTCCTATTTTTAGGAGCTGGTGTTTCACTTGCTAGAAATATAGAGTGGCTTTATACAAATCAAAATAAATTTGTAATTGTAGCTTCGTCTGCTGTTTTAAAACATTTGCAAATACTTGATATTGTTCCTGATATTATTATTTTAATTGATGGTCAAAAAGATTGTATGTTGGATCAATTTAATATAAAAAAATCAATGTATGAAAATTCAACAATTTTATGCTCAATCAAAATAGATGAAGATTTATATGAAATCATAAAAGATTCAAATGTCTTTTTTATGCAAAACTCCCTTGAATTATTTAGAGATTTTGGCTTTTTATCAGGCGTAACTGTGGGAGACATTGGAACTGATATATTGTTAAGATTAGGAGCAAAAGAGTTATATCTTTTAGGTGTAGATGCTTCACTTGATTCAAAAACAGGAAAAACACATATTGGAACGCATCGTTCTTCAAGAAAAATAAATTTAAATAATAATTCTAATAGTATTAATTTCCAAAATAATATCATTTATGTAAAAGGAAATTTACAAAAAACAGTCCCTACATTTATGGAATATACAGAGATGATTGAACATTTAAGCCATAAACTTCAGTTTTTAGACAAAAGCTATAACATATATAATCTCTCAGATGGTGCATATTTTAGAAATACAACTCCTTTAGAGATTAAAAATCTACCTCTGGAAAATAGTGCAGATATAGATAAAATTATGTTAAAAGATTTTTTACTTAGTTCCTTAAAACAAATCAATAAACAACAGCTTAATGCTTTAGATATAAAAGAGATACAAAAAGAGCGAAAAATCTTAAAAAAATTGTCATCATTTAACAAGATAGAAGATTTTCTAAAAAACTTTAAGAACTTAGAAAAAACCATCTCATATTCAATTGTTATAAATATTTTGGATAATTATTTTAAGCTAATATTGCCTTATTATACATTTCTTAAAAATAAGCCAGATGCGAATGAAATATTGAACGCTCAACTTAATAAAATTTTAAATGACTTTAATAGTATCTACGATAAAATCAGTAATAAAATATAAAGTAGGTAGAAATGATTGTCCCATCTAAAAACCAAAAAACTTACGGAGTCCTTCATACTGAAAACTATTTTTCTTTTTTAGGTTTTTGCAAAAAAGTAAATAGTGACGAAATCCAAAAAGTTGATGTTTATTTAGATGATAAAAGAATTGATACAATCATTGCAGATAAACACCTCCAAAAAATTGAAGACATCTATGAATTAGATGGTTTTGGATTTAGTTATAACTTGCCTGAAGAATATATAGGTCAAAAAAGTTTAATTAGTTTTAAAAATCATGAAACGCAAGAAAATTTGCAAAATTCTCCTTATTCATTAGTAGATACAACTCATCCTAAATTTAATGAAACAAGATTTATCTATAGTTTAAATGAACCTATAGGTGAAGAACTTAGAAATATGTATAAACCAAATTGTGTAGGATTTTTAGCTACTAAAGAGAATTTAGAAGATGAAGAGTTTGTAGAGTATATAAATCAAATTATGAATGATTTTCCAGAGTATGATTTTAAAGCTTTCTATTTTGATAAAAATTCAATTAAAGAAATAAAAGAGAAGTTTAGAAATAATAATTTAAAATTAATAGAACTAACCGATGTAAAAGATATTTTTGAGAATTTGGAAGTATATTTGAGTAATTACGAAAAGACATTTAAAGATAAATTTGAAATACCAATAATGAATTTTTTAAGATATAAATCACATAATATTGCTTTATTAACGTTAAGTCTCAATAGAAATAAATTTTTTACTTTGAATGAGTTTGAAAATCAAAATAAAACATACTTCCAAAAATTACTACATAATCTTGAATATCTAGGGTTTGATAAAAATGATATAAATAAATATGGGAATAATTTTAATGCTATAAGTTTTAAATCAGATAGCCAGAAGTATTCTGTAGATATAAATTTTAATTTAGAAGAATCAACAAGAAAAGCATATGTTTATTATCACCTAAAATTAGGTTACAAAAATCATAGCTATTTCAAAGAGATTATAAATCGAATAAAAAAATCTATAGAATTACAAAAATGAATCAAAATAAAATACTTCACATAATGATTCTTGATAAATTTCTAGCTCCATTCATAGATTTTGTTGATGAGTATTTCGAAAGAGTTGAGCATCACTATGTTTTTATCACAAGCGAAAAATACGATTACGGACTAACCCCTGGACATAAAGTAGAGTTTTTACATACAGATGATGATATATTTATAACTTTACTTAAATATATGAAAATGGCAAAAAAAATAATATTACATGGACTTTGGAGAGATAAGATTGATATATTACTATATTTCAACCAAGAACTTTTAAAAAAATGCTATTGGATTATGTGGGGAGGAGATTATTACTTTTCAGAAAAGCAGTCTCAAATTAGACATAATATTATAAAAAATATGGGAAATTATATTTCAGCTACAAAACATGATATAGAGTATCTTAAAGAAAGGTATGAAATTAAATCAAATAATTTTTTTTTTAGTCAGTATTATCCAAATTGTATATCTGATTTTGAATATGTCACTAATGAACTAAATAATAAGAAATTAAAAATACTGATTGGAAATTCTGCTACATATACTAATAGACATAAAGAAGTATTTGAAATTCTGAAACAATATAAAGATCAAAATATTGAAATAATTGTTCCTCTAAATTATGGAAATAAAGAATACAAAGATGAAATAATAAAAGAAGCTACATCTATTTTTCAAAATAAATTTAATCCTATTGTAGATTTTATAGAATTTGATGCATATAAAAAGATTTTGTTAGATATTGATATAGCAATATTTAATAATAATAGACAGCAAGCTGGAGCAAATATTAAATTGCTTATTGGTTATGGTAAAAAGGTATATATTTCGAAAGAAAATTCTTTTTATAAAGAACTAAAATACAACAATATAACTATATTCGATATAAAAAACTTTAATTTAAAAAAAATCAGTTTAGAAATTTCAAAAAAAAATAGAGAGCTAGCTTTAAAATATTATTCATTAGACTCTCTTATTGAATCGTGGAAAGGAATTTTTAATTCAAAATGAAAAAAATAGCAATTTTACAATCAAACTACATCCCTTGGAAAGGATATTTTGACCTTATTAATATGGTTGATGAGTTTATACTTTATGATGATGTGCAGTATACAAAGAATGATTGGAGAAATAGAAATAAAATTAAAACATCTCAAGGTATAAAATGGCTTACTATTCCTGTTTATCAGAAAAAATTAGAACAAAAGATAAAAGACACTAAAATAAATGATAAAAAGTGGAATATAAAACATTGGAAGAATATATCACAAAACTATGTAAAAGCTGAGTATTTTAAGGACTTTAAGGATATGTTTGAAGAGCTTTATTTAAATTGTGATGAAGAGTATTTAAGCCAAATTAACTATAAATTTATAATGGCTATAAATCAAATTTTGGGGATTAAGACAAAAATCAGATTCTCTAGTGAATTTAATTTAAAAACACAACAAGGAAAAACTGAAAAACTATTAGATATTTGTAAATATTGTAATGCAAATATTTATATAAGCGGACCAGCTGCAAAAGGTTATTTTGATGAAAATTTAGCAAACAAAAATAATATAAAAGTAGAATGGATGGATTATAGTGGATATAAAGAGTATAAACAGCTGTACCCTCCTTTTGAGCATGGAGTTACTATTTTAGACTTAATATTCAATACGGGACCTAATGTAAAAAAATATTTAAAAAAAGGTGTTTAATGAAATCAGTTGACATAGAAATTTCTTCGGTATGTAATTTAAAATGTATTAATTGCGCTTATAATTCTGAAGATAATATAGATAAACAATTTATGAAAATAGAAGTTTTTACTAATATTTTAAAAAAAATTAAAAAAATGAATAATTTAGTTTATATACATTTAGTTGGATTAGGAGAAGCAACTTTACATCCAAAATTTATTGATTTTTTTGAATTAATAAAAGATTTAAAAAGCAAAGGTGTTAATATTGGAATTACTACAAATGGGACCAATA from Arcobacter venerupis includes these protein-coding regions:
- a CDS encoding helicase-related protein, which codes for MKENWQQQLQSLLNCDLKTLYPLARSLNRKLEFYVGPTNSGKTYNAMQKLKEANSGLYLAPLRLLALEGYEDLKASNIIASLITGEEQILHEEAAHVCSTIEMIDFDLDVDVAVIDEVQMLDDNDRGWAWVNAIIGCPAKRIIMTGSVNALDAIKRIAAYLDEDLEIVKHQRKNELKVLPKWTSLDKLEDGTALIAFSRRDVLQLKQKLQKKYTVSVIYGNLSPEVRRDEAQRFREKKSQILIATDAIAMGLNLPIKTILFTTDTKFDGVSKRKITVNEIVQIAGRAGRYGHFEAGYLGATRRDVLDHVRLEFDSPIKTIKPPFKVKINNNQLEALAAHIKTNSLTKVLKFFADNMYFSGPFIAANISSMIEAAKIVDTRFNLKLEDKYLLAQAPITTKSTIILQAYEAYIASVIKKKVCHYKPSITLPKKAITQRDLLLVEDEVKKISLYLWLSYKIPELFPDHDKAYILRNSFNSFIEKSLKGNLIEEDSSKKPFSKPFPRRENDSKESTNHKKDYRPRRRKTI
- the trmA gene encoding tRNA (uridine(54)-C5)-methyltransferase TrmA; its protein translation is MNCKYFGMCASCTLFDKSYDEQLTFKLEREKERFSNFTTMDFDLIKSSDKNFRNRAEFRIWWEKDENGDEILSYAMNDFKKDILKIDSCQIVSAHIQEIMPKLLDLLMEDLILSYKLFSVEFLGSTTNDMLVTLIYHKKLDEQWNELAKQIEEKLNIKVMGRSRKQKIALSSDSINETLTINNQEFKFAYQEGGFTQPNTNVNIQMIEWVLNNIEDSSKDLCELYCGGGNFTIPLSTKFNKVLATEISKTSIKSALNNCDLNNTNKITFLRMSAEEFVQGLQEVRTFNRLKDINLKDYNFDAIFMDPPRSGLDNTTRNLAKDFENIIYISCNPETLHRDLEELTKTHEIVRFALFDQFAYTNHIESGVILKMIR
- a CDS encoding flagellin; this translates as MRINTNVSSLTAQEAAQNTSKTLTSSLEKLSTGLRINKASDDASGLAIADKLRTQATSINQGIANGNSAVTLLQIADKSMAEQSNILDTVKAKLIQANTATTSTDGRKAIASDVAKLMTQFDNIAKSTNYNGTDLISSSAKALDFQVGEDATKGKITLSKVNSSASAYGLSSLTSITSLGMASAATLQSTVDTAINTLNTNRGSIGSTQNQVESAVRNLMTMATNVKSAESIIRDVDYAQESANYNKQNIISQAGSYAISQANSVQQNVLKLLQ
- a CDS encoding motility associated factor glycosyltransferase family protein, coding for MTQAEQDLQNALVSQYFANLEFFKEHDLELFNKLNTLSRMIDENYFKENFVLEFVKETGDFDILNLATNTYTYGRNAKLINENFLNNCDFSKKSIFGNLVNNLYLPREKDIEISDSKFDVLDRIIYDNMSEYASILGHCYSDDKVYKDFDKFLFFGNLLGTHLKNFQEKMAFKCCFIYEPNLEIFRLSLFVADYKSLNNKSQLVFSVMDEEDILVGKLNQFFRAMFIYSNYNIKYYKMINVEDSVFHKILSELYLSNGSSYDYTKLLFDTFYSVSKHINKYKILTTKNKSANFSLTNDKPTLLIGAGPSLGKNLKWLKENQDKFILVAIGATYKKLFDNGIIPDIVTTVDPNFRILNRTHFNLNDVELLKNTMVLASINTPTKILDRFNQEKLFLYEVVDTFKNNSNAYNGISIGEITLSLLLDMNVKEIYLLGTDLAFDEKTGSSHFEGYVNKREDFENNKSKVDEVLETGNSSREEFIQVKGNKRDKVVTNRIFALSINQYVRIITLFKKPFQNIYNLCEDGAYIKGTILKNINDIENYKDIEIKDFLFSNLEKISEFGLLKNEFAQLDIKINNMKFIRKTLNEQFKKQKSSNNILKFNDKFLILLNIMLKKNDKFFLSVITNYFNFVVPYINYSLNDKNLENSEIESKLSQIENVFYKQVENIIDIYESYLVHIKKGLR
- a CDS encoding 6-hydroxymethylpterin diphosphokinase MptE-like protein, with protein sequence MSKTNELEEIQQTLQQIFLNNLNFLKQNNKNLYERLVAFEKLNIENYSIEFIDNRFELIDIKNKTSFYNKDPFIDAKNRVNNFEFSNAFSLIKLEPYEKRNHYENEINAYLYINDFINNFANTSTEINKFVFIGTLLGVHINDFHNSINSKSYLIIESNIEIFRLSMFMTDYTTLAKSSKLFFAIAEDEFNFQKIVNDFLEYKEEFNNLIHYELGDESNRAIIDRLSLQFTQSSQMRYPFSEYLISLKRGFKYFLESKNKIINLSKNYDFLEKKKVLFLGAGVSLARNIEWLYTNQNKFVIVASSAVLKHLQILDIVPDIIILIDGQKDCMLDQFNIKKSMYENSTILCSIKIDEDLYEIIKDSNVFFMQNSLELFRDFGFLSGVTVGDIGTDILLRLGAKELYLLGVDASLDSKTGKTHIGTHRSSRKINLNNNSNSINFQNNIIYVKGNLQKTVPTFMEYTEMIEHLSHKLQFLDKSYNIYNLSDGAYFRNTTPLEIKNLPLENSADIDKIMLKDFLLSSLKQINKQQLNALDIKEIQKERKILKKLSSFNKIEDFLKNFKNLEKTISYSIVINILDNYFKLILPYYTFLKNKPDANEILNAQLNKILNDFNSIYDKISNKI
- a CDS encoding TDP-N-acetylfucosamine:lipid II N-acetylfucosaminyltransferase produces the protein MNQNKILHIMILDKFLAPFIDFVDEYFERVEHHYVFITSEKYDYGLTPGHKVEFLHTDDDIFITLLKYMKMAKKIILHGLWRDKIDILLYFNQELLKKCYWIMWGGDYYFSEKQSQIRHNIIKNMGNYISATKHDIEYLKERYEIKSNNFFFSQYYPNCISDFEYVTNELNNKKLKILIGNSATYTNRHKEVFEILKQYKDQNIEIIVPLNYGNKEYKDEIIKEATSIFQNKFNPIVDFIEFDAYKKILLDIDIAIFNNNRQQAGANIKLLIGYGKKVYISKENSFYKELKYNNITIFDIKNFNLKKISLEISKKNRELALKYYSLDSLIESWKGIFNSK
- a CDS encoding WbqC family protein: MKKIAILQSNYIPWKGYFDLINMVDEFILYDDVQYTKNDWRNRNKIKTSQGIKWLTIPVYQKKLEQKIKDTKINDKKWNIKHWKNISQNYVKAEYFKDFKDMFEELYLNCDEEYLSQINYKFIMAINQILGIKTKIRFSSEFNLKTQQGKTEKLLDICKYCNANIYISGPAAKGYFDENLANKNNIKVEWMDYSGYKEYKQLYPPFEHGVTILDLIFNTGPNVKKYLKKGV